The genome window TGCTCGCGATGTTCTTCACCTACCTGATCATCAAGCGGCTCGCGCCGCGCTACGCGATCGTCACGACGCTGATCGTCGGCACGGCAGTCGCCGGTGGTCTCGGCCTGCTCGACTTCAGCAGCTTTCACATCGCGTTCGCGAAGCCCGTGTTCACGATGCCCGCGTTCTCGATCGCGTCGATCGTCAGCATCGGCATCCCGCTGTTCGTCGTCGCGATGGCGTCGCAGAACGTGCCGGGCATCGCGGTGCTGCGCGCGGACGGTTATCAGGCTCCGTCGTCGCCGCTGATCGCGACGACCGGCCTCGCGTCGCTGCTGCTCGCGCCGTTCGGCTCGCACGGCGTCAACCTCGCGGCGATCACGGCCGCGATCTGCACCGGCCCGGAAGCGCACGAGGATCACGCGAAACGCTACACGGCCGCCGTGTGGTGCGGCACGTTCTACCTGGTCGCGGGAATCTTCGGCGCGACGATCGCCGCGCTGTTCGCGGCGCTGCCGAAGGCGCTCGTCGTGTCGGTCGCCGCGCTCGCGCTGTTCGGCTCGATCATGAGCGGACTCGCGAACGCGATGCAGGACGTGAAGCAGCGCGAAGCCGCGCTCGTCACGTTCATGGTCACCGCGTCGGGCCTCACGCTGCTGTCGATCGGCTCGGCATTCTGGGGGCTCGTCGCGGGCGTCGTCACGCAGGTGATCCTGAACGCGCGCCGCCCCGCGTGACGCTGCACGGCGCCCGCCGCCGCGGCCATCGGACACGCCAGAACGTGCCCGACACGAATCGGGCCTAGAATAGGGGATCGGAGGCGGTGCCCGGCGCCGCCTCGCTTCGCCGCCGCGTTCGCGCGGCCCGTGAGAACCCGGCGCCTTGCGCCCTTCTTCCGAATCGCCATGACTACCGCACTCGACCAGCTGAAGCAGTACACGACCGTCGTCGCCGACACGGGCGATTTCCAGCAGCTTGCGCAATACCAGCCGCAGGACGCGACCACGAACCCGTCGCTGATCCTGAAGGCCGTCCAGAAGGATGCGTACAAGCCGATCCTCGAGAAAACCGTCCGCGATCATCGCAACGAAAGCACCGATTTCATCATCGACCGCCTGCTGATCGCATTCGGCACCGAGATCCTGAAGCTGATCCCGGGCCGCGTGTCGACCGAGGTCGACGCACGTTTGTCGTTCGACACGCAGCGCTCGATCGACAAGGGCCGCGAGCTCATCAAGCTGTACGAAGCAGC of Burkholderia sp. HI2500 contains these proteins:
- a CDS encoding benzoate/H(+) symporter BenE family transporter, whose translation is MNPSPTASASRAGGRRFFADTSVSALVAGFVAMMTGYTSSLVLMFQAGRAAHLTDAQISSWIWALSIGMALTTIGLSLRFRAPVVVAWSTPGAALLIASLPGVPYPEAIGAFVVCAVLLTAVGVSGLFDTLMRKIPAGIAAALLAGILFEIGIEIFRAAQFQTALVLAMFFTYLIIKRLAPRYAIVTTLIVGTAVAGGLGLLDFSSFHIAFAKPVFTMPAFSIASIVSIGIPLFVVAMASQNVPGIAVLRADGYQAPSSPLIATTGLASLLLAPFGSHGVNLAAITAAICTGPEAHEDHAKRYTAAVWCGTFYLVAGIFGATIAALFAALPKALVVSVAALALFGSIMSGLANAMQDVKQREAALVTFMVTASGLTLLSIGSAFWGLVAGVVTQVILNARRPA